A part of Vulpes vulpes isolate BD-2025 chromosome 15, VulVul3, whole genome shotgun sequence genomic DNA contains:
- the LOC112909529 gene encoding uncharacterized protein has protein sequence MAASTLSVCSSDLSYDSRVCLPGSGDSCPDSSWQVDDCPESYCEPPCCAPASCLTLLCTPASCGSSSCPSACPGSCQPSCCSCSPCQEGCCVSVCCKPMCCTPVCCKPVCCTPVCCKPVCCEASPCSASPCGQQSSCQPSCCSSSPCQEDSCVSVCCKPMCCTPVCCKPICCTPVCCKPVCCTPVCCKPVCCTPVCCKPVCCTPVCCKPVCCQNSPCCQPSPCRPSSCMSLLCRPVCRPACCSSSSPCQPSCCRQASSMSLLCRPVCSR, from the coding sequence ATGGCCGCCTCCACCCTGTCCGTCTGCTCCAGCGACCTGAGCTACGACAGCCGCGTCTGCCTGCCCGGCTCCGGTGACTCCTGCCCCGACTCCTCCTGGCAGGTAGACGACTGTCCCGAGAGCTACTGCGAGCCCCCCTGCTGTGCCCCGGCCTCCTGCCTGACCCTCCTCTGCACCCCTGCGAGCTGCGGGTCCAGCTCCTGCCCATCAGCCTGCCCCGGCTCCTGCCAGCCCTCGTGCTgcagctgctccccctgccagGAGGGctgctgtgtgtctgtctgctgcaagcccatGTGCTGCACCCCcgtctgctgcaagcccgtgtgctgtacccctgtctgctgcaagcccgtctGCTGTGAGGCATCCCCTTGCTCAGCCTCCCCCTGCGGCCAGCAGTCTAGCTGCCAGCCCTCCTGctgcagctcctccccctgccaggaagacagctgtgtgtctgtctgctgcaagcccatGTGCTGCACCCCCGTCTGCTGCAAGCCCATCTgctgcacccctgtctgctgcaagcctgtctgctgcacccctgtctgctgcaagcctGTCTGCTGTacccctgtctgctgcaagcccgtgtgctgcacccctgtctgctgcaagcccgtctGCTGCCAGAACTccccctgctgccagcccagcccctgcagaCCCTCTTCCTGCATGTCCCTCCTCTGCCGCCCCGTGTGCAGACCCGCCTGCTGCTCATCCTCTTCCCCTTGTCAGCCCAGCTGCTGCCGCCAGGCCTCCAGCATGTCCCTGCTGTGCCGCCCCGTGTGCTCCCGCTAA